From a region of the Tachypleus tridentatus isolate NWPU-2018 chromosome 1, ASM421037v1, whole genome shotgun sequence genome:
- the LOC143230838 gene encoding uncharacterized protein LOC143230838 isoform X2: MPCWKTRLKNEKEKCHFVNTVVKVKTEPSESTNDNIISKFSESDYETVDFSQSDVMSLKSEPKRSYNKLTVS; the protein is encoded by the exons ATGCCTTGTTGGAAGACAAGactgaaaaatgaaaaagaaaaatgtcaTTTTGTA AACACAGTTGTCAAAGTTAAAACTGAACCAAGTGAATCAACAAATGATAACATTATTTCCAAGTTCAGTGAGAGTGATTATGAAACTGTTGATTTTTCACAAAGTGATGTTATGAGTTTGAAAAGTGAACCAAAGAGGAGTTACAACAAATTAACTGTGAGTTAG